GACGATTCTTCACGTCCGCTGCCAGCGGATTAGGATCAGTGGCGATGGCGTCTATGCTGCAGGACGACGGTCTGCTGGCGGCTGATTCGCAATTGCCGTTTTCTCATTTCGTTCCGAAGGCGAAGCGGTGCATCTATCTGTTTATGGAGGGTGGGCCGAGTCAGATGGATCTGTGCGATCCAAAGCCGAAGCTAAATGAACTCGACGGCCAGCCGATGCCGGAATCGTTACTCAACGAAATCAAGTTTGCATTCATTCAGAAAGAAAGCGCCCGGCTAATGGGCTCACCCCGCCGATTCCAGCGGTACGGGGAATGCGGAATGGAGTTGTCCGAGCTGATGCCTCACATCAGTACCTGCGCAGATGACATTGCCCTGGTTCGTTCGATGCATTGCGACCAGTTCAATCACCTGCCTGGTCAACTGCTGATGCTCAGCGGTTCACCACTGCAGGGGTGGCCGACGTTGGGATCGTGGCTCAACTACGGTCTCGGCAGCGAATCAAAGAACCTGCCCAGCTACGTGGCGATGACAACGCTCGGTCGCGGCCTGCCTGGCGGAGCATCCAGTTGGTCCAGCGGGTTTCTGCCGTCGCAGTATTCGGGCACACTGTTTCGCAATCAGGGAAGTCCCGTGCTAAACCTCGCCAATCCTCCCGGCGTGTCGCGCGATGTTCAGTCGAGAAGTTTGCAGGCGATCAACGATCTCAATCGTGAGCGGTTTGACCGCATTGGCAATCCGGAAATCGCCAGTCGCATCGAAGCATACGAACTCGCTTTTCGAATGCAGCAAACGGCTCCGGAACTGTTGGATCTGTCTGGCGAATCCAAAGCAACGCTCGAAGCATACGGGCTTGATCGTCCTGACACGGCGAAAGACACCACGGCAGGGTTCATGGGATCTTACGCCCGCAACTGTCTACTCGCTCGCCGCATGATCGAACGCGGCGTGCGATTTGTGACGTTGTTTCTGTCCACATGGGATCACCACAGCGGACTGGACAGTGGTCTGGAACGCTATACGCAGATTTCCGATCAACCTGTCACAGCTCTGCTGAAAGATCTGAAGCAACGCGGGCTGCTGGACGAAACGCTGGTGGTCTGGGGCGGAGAATTCGGCAGGACGCCGCTGGGTGAGAATCGTGCCAACTTCAAGACGGTGACCGGTCGCGACCATCACCCGTATTCCTTCAGCATGTGGCTGGCAGGAGGCGGCGTCAAAGGCGGTCAGGTCATCGGCGAAACCGATGAAATCGGTTGGGGAGTCGCCAAAGATCCCGTTCACGTCCACGACCTTCACGCAACGCTGTTACATCTGTTTGGCCTGGACCACGAGCGATTGACCTACCGATTTCAGGGGCGTGATTTTCGCCTGACCGACGTCGCCGGAAATATCGTCAACCAACTGCTCACTTGATCGGCGCAGTCCGGGAATCGCGCTGACGGCAGTTGGCCGGTGTTCGCTCCTTGGTTATTCGTAAAGCCGTGCTTGTGCTCATTTTGTCATCGTGGACTTCCCATGAATCTCGTCGTTGACGTCATTTCCGATGTGATTTGCCCCTGGTGCTTCATTGGCAAGCGGCGGCTTAGCAATGCGATTTCATCCCTTGGCGACGACGCTGAAATTCAAGTGCGTTGGCATCCGTTTCAGTTGAACCCGACTATGCCCGCCGAGGGTATTACTCGCAGAGAGTATCGGACCAGGAAGTTCGGCAGTTGGGAGCGATCACAGGCGTTGGATGCCAACGTCACTGCTGTTGGGGCAGCGGAAGGAGTTTCGTTTTCGTTCGACAGGGTCGAACGCACGCCGAACACTGTTAATGCACACCGAGTCAATTGGCTTGCGGGCCAGCGCGGCGCCCAGGATGCCGTTGTGGAATCGCTATTCATGGCGTATTTCAGTCACGGCCTGGATATCGGAGACCCAAAGACGTTGGCTCAGCTTGCGGCTGATGCCGGGCTGAAGAGGCCGGATGTCGAACGATTGCTGAACAGTGATGACGGCATGGAAGAGATTGCCGCAGGAAAAGCTTTCTCGCGACAACACAACGTCAGCAGTGTGCCATTCTTTATCGTCAATGACGAAGTCTTATTGTCCGGCGCTCAGCCACCAGAAACGTTTCTTAAAGCGTTTAAGTTGGCCGGCGGATCTACAGCTGGTTCGCCGCCTGGCGAAGTTCAGTAATCGCCTGATTGGCAATGAAGTTGAATACGGCCAACAGCGACGCAATTGTGGACCTCACATCTTCGCATTCGAACTGAAACTGCTCAACGCTTTCCTTTGAAGTGTTTGGCTGAGGACCACACATGAGACGCGTCAAGACGGCATCGAAATTTCTGCTGGCGATCTTCATGATCGGTGCTGGCACAATGCACTTTGTGAATCCAGAGTTCTTTCTGCGGATCATGCCACCATATCTGCCGCTGCATGCGGAACTCGTGATGATCAGCGGCGCTGGTGAGATTCTGTTGGGCGTCTTGTTGCTGGTGCCGAAGTTATCTTATATGGCGGCATGGGGAATCATCGCCCTGTTAATCGCCGTCTATCCGGCCAACATCTATCTCTACCAGAATCAGGACTTGATGCCGGCGCCACCGCTTGTTCACCTTCTGAGGTTGCCGATGCAGGGCCTATTGATCCTGTGGGCGTACTGGCATACGAAAGATGCAACTCACGACGCTGCGTCGTCCGAGCCTGGCCGCCTATGACGTGCCAAGCCACCGGATCAAGTGAACTCGACCGGAAGTGCGATCGCCACTTTGATGCGGCAGGACTTGCGAGCGAAACCGCGACTCGTTGAAGGAGCAGCCGCGCCGATTGCTAACTCACCTTTGACGTGGTGACGTGGTAACAGAAGAAGCATCCGTCGCAATTTACTGAGCTTCCAATGTGCCCGGCCTTATACGCTGGACGTTTAGTTTTGCGGGTCCGTCTGTTGATTGACGGCATCTGTTTCTGAGCCAGAGGGCCGGATGAGTTCGAAGTATTTGCGAATGGTTTGGCGATGGCCAAGAGGAATGGATTCGGATTCCAGGACCGATTCACTTAACGCTTCGTATTCTTCGGCCTTCTGGCGATACGCCCGAGCGGCCTGCTGTTGTTGCTCACTGCTGGCTTCGGTTTCAATGTCCACATCGCCCGAGGCTGATTCCTGCCCCTTGAGATTCATCTGTGGCTTCGTTTTGAGTTTGGCGGTCTTATCGCCGGCTTCATTTCCGCTGGCGGCCGAACCTGCTTTGCTGCCGCCTTTCTTCGCATTCATTCCTGCCTGACTTCGACATTCGCCTTCACATTCGGATTTGCATTCGCCAAGACACTTACACTGCTTTTTAAGCAGGTCCGATAGCTTTTTCTTTCGTGCCTGTTTCTTTGCCGCGCCTGCGAGTCCCTTCATGCCGTCGCTGAATTTGCCGCGATTGCCCTGGCTTAGGCCCTGACTGATTTGACTTGCGGCCTCCTGAATCGTTTTCTTCTGGCTGCCGTCGGCGTTATTCTGTTTCAACTGGTCTAGCTTTTCGGTGACCGCTTTTTCGGTCTTGCGGTCGAGGTCCGGCATCTCCAGCTTCACAAGTTCTTCAGCCGCTTTTTCCATGTCGCCTTTTGCTAAGGCACTACCCGCGGTCGCCATGGCTTCGGAAAGCGACAATGCCTCCCCAATTTGCTG
This DNA window, taken from Fuerstiella marisgermanici, encodes the following:
- a CDS encoding DUF1501 domain-containing protein; the protein is MTTTNTDSCHFDRRRFFTSAASGLGSVAMASMLQDDGLLAADSQLPFSHFVPKAKRCIYLFMEGGPSQMDLCDPKPKLNELDGQPMPESLLNEIKFAFIQKESARLMGSPRRFQRYGECGMELSELMPHISTCADDIALVRSMHCDQFNHLPGQLLMLSGSPLQGWPTLGSWLNYGLGSESKNLPSYVAMTTLGRGLPGGASSWSSGFLPSQYSGTLFRNQGSPVLNLANPPGVSRDVQSRSLQAINDLNRERFDRIGNPEIASRIEAYELAFRMQQTAPELLDLSGESKATLEAYGLDRPDTAKDTTAGFMGSYARNCLLARRMIERGVRFVTLFLSTWDHHSGLDSGLERYTQISDQPVTALLKDLKQRGLLDETLVVWGGEFGRTPLGENRANFKTVTGRDHHPYSFSMWLAGGGVKGGQVIGETDEIGWGVAKDPVHVHDLHATLLHLFGLDHERLTYRFQGRDFRLTDVAGNIVNQLLT
- a CDS encoding DsbA family oxidoreductase, with the translated sequence MNLVVDVISDVICPWCFIGKRRLSNAISSLGDDAEIQVRWHPFQLNPTMPAEGITRREYRTRKFGSWERSQALDANVTAVGAAEGVSFSFDRVERTPNTVNAHRVNWLAGQRGAQDAVVESLFMAYFSHGLDIGDPKTLAQLAADAGLKRPDVERLLNSDDGMEEIAAGKAFSRQHNVSSVPFFIVNDEVLLSGAQPPETFLKAFKLAGGSTAGSPPGEVQ
- a CDS encoding DoxX family protein; this translates as MRRVKTASKFLLAIFMIGAGTMHFVNPEFFLRIMPPYLPLHAELVMISGAGEILLGVLLLVPKLSYMAAWGIIALLIAVYPANIYLYQNQDLMPAPPLVHLLRLPMQGLLILWAYWHTKDATHDAASSEPGRL